One segment of Alnus glutinosa chromosome 2, dhAlnGlut1.1, whole genome shotgun sequence DNA contains the following:
- the LOC133860205 gene encoding probable terpene synthase 9, whose amino-acid sequence MEIMFLYLPSSCCVTINRQRNLVSQTHRRRSLPTIPSVMIVSKLNELTQVYPRRSAQYHPSVWDLKLIESLSTPYTYELYATRLEELKRNAKCLLTSNKDPSVLFNLASTMQRLGVAYHFEKEIEEAIGVLYPDVTTNLYTTALQFRVLREYGFSISSDVFDKFRSCGGRFMDSLSGDMEGLLSLYEASHLRMNGENTLKEARDFSIEKLKSLMGKLDGDSAEQVRHSLEIPLYWRMQRIEARNFIDVYQKDTAKNLTLLELAKLDYNLVQSIYQQELEELARWWRDLGFKDKLPFSRDRLMENYLWAMGIIFEPQFSKCRIGITKFVCILLAIDDMYDIYGSLDELECFTDAVDRWEMKAMEDLPQYMKICYVAMLNYVNEVVFDVLKDQDLDTFPYIKEAWSNLCRSHLTEARWFSTGYTPTVDEYLENALISVGGPAAIVHAYVLLGCTTSKEALDCFKHDSEPIYWASLITRLSNDLGTSEAESKRGDVAKSIECYMVEESVSKEEAQDHIKRLISYSWKKLNEESAKSSLPKSAVKMSYNMARTAQCIYQHGDGLGTSTGVIKDHLTTLIVKPITIEQT is encoded by the exons ATGGAAATAATGTTTCTCTACCTCCCTAGCTCGTGTTGCGTTACAATTAATCGCCAAAGAAATTTAGTTTCCCAAACACACAGAAGAAGAAGCCTGCCAACAATCCCGTCCGTCATGATTGTGTCAAAGCTCAATGAGTTGACACAAGTTTATCCACGGCGATCAGCTCAGTACCATCCTAGTGTTTGGGACCTCAAACTCATTGAATCCCTAAGCACTCCCTATACT TATGAATTGTATGCCACCCGATTGGAGGAGTTGAAACGAAATGCTAAATGCTTGCTGACGTCCAATAAAGACCCTTCTGTCCTTTTCAACCTTGCTTCCACGATGCAACGGTTAGGAGTTGCTTACCACTTTGAAAAGGAGATTGAAGAAGCTATTGGTGTTTTGTATCCGGATGTCACAACCAATCTTTACACCACTGCTTTGCAGTTTCGAGTTTTAAGAGAATATGGTTTTTCTATTAGCTCAG ATGTGTTCGACAAATTCAGAAGCTGCGGTGGGAGATTCATGGACAGCTTAAGCGGTGACATGGAGGGACTTTTGAGTTTGTATGAAGCCTCTCATCTTCGAATGAATGGAGAAAATACTTTAAAAGAAGCCAGGGATTTTAGCATCGAAAAACTAAAATCATTAATGGGAAAATTGGACGGTGATTCAGCTGAGCAAGTGAGACACTCACTGGAAATCCCCCTGTATTGGAGGATGCAAAGAATTGAAGCACGAAACTTTATTGATGTCTATCAAAAGGATACTGCAAAGAACTTGACTCTGCTGGAGCTGGCCAAGTTAGATTATAATCTAGTGCAATCCATATATCAGCAAGAGCTTGAGGAGTTAGCAAG GTGGTGGAGAGACTTGGGCTTTAAAGATAAGCTACCTTTCTCAAGGGACAGGTTAATGGAGAACTATTTGTGGGCGATGGGGATCATTTTTGAGCCCCAATTTTCCAAGTGCAGGATCGGCATCACCAAATTTGTATGCATATTATTAGCTATTGACGACATGTATGATATATATGGATCGCTAGATGAGCTGGAATGCTTCACAGATGCAGTTGATCG ATGGGAGATGAAGGCAATGGAGGACCTTCCCCAATATATGAAGATTTGCTATGTTGCCATGCTTAACTATGTTAATGAAGTGGTCTTTGATGTCCTCAAAGATCAGGATTTGGATACTTTCCCCTACATTAAGGAAGCG TGGTCAAATCTTTGTAGATCACATTTAACAGAAGCACGGTGGTTTTCCACTGGATATACTCCAACTGTGGACGAGTACTTAGAAAATGCATTGATTTCTGTGGGTGGTCCAGCAGCAATTGTCCATGCTTATGTTCTGCTTGGGTGCACCACATCAAAAGAAGCACTCGATTGTTTCAAGCATGATTCTGAGCCAATATATTGGGCATCCCTCATAACTCGACTAAGCAATGATTTGGGGACTTCCGAG GCTGAAAGCAAGAGAGGTGATGTGGCGAAATCCATTGAGTGCTACATGGTAGAAGAAAGTGTATCCAAAGAAGAAGCTCAAGATCACATAAAGAGATTAATCAGCTATTCATGGAAAAAACTGAATGAGGAGAGTGCTAAAAGTTCCCTGCCAAAATCTGCTGTGAAGATGTCATATAACATGGCGCGCACTGCTCAATGCATCTACCAACATGGAGATGGGCTTGGGACATCGACCGGGGTGATTAAAGATCATTTGACCACGTTAATTGTCAAACCTATCACTATTGAACAGACTTAG
- the LOC133861265 gene encoding protein VASCULATURE COMPLEXITY AND CONNECTIVITY-like, which translates to MSKLLGSFICLLIVAMDIMAGILGIEAEIAQNKVKHLRLFIFECKEPSSQAFKLGFAAATLLGLAHVIANLLGGCNCICSQEELQKASPSRQLSLACLFFTWIIFAVGLSMLVIGTLSNHKSRASCGFSHPHFLSIGGVLCFVHGLFCVAYYVSTTAMLKE; encoded by the exons ATGTCCAAGTTATTAGGTTCTTTCATTTGTCTGTTGATCGTGGCAATGGATATCATGGCTGGGATTCTTGGCATTGAAGCAGAAATTGCACAAAACAAG gTGAAGCATCTAAGGCTGTTTATATTTGAGTGTAAAGAACCAAGCAGCCAGGCTTTCAAGCTAGGTTTTGCTGCAGCAACACTTCTGGGCCTAGCCCATGTCATAGCAAACTTGCTTGGTGGCTGCAATTGCATTTGTTCTCAAGAAGAGCTCCAAAAGGCTTCCCCCAGCAGGCAACTTTCACTggcctgcctcttcttcacttG GATCATATTTGCTGTCGGATTGTCCATGCTGGTGATAGGGACTTTGTCAAACCACAAGTCAAGGGCTTCCTGCGGTTTCTCACACCCTCATTTTCTGTCCATTGGAGGGGTTTTGTGCTTTGTTCATGGGCTGTTTTGTGTTGCCTATTACGTTTCTACCACTGCCATGCTTAAGGAGTAA
- the LOC133860206 gene encoding transcription factor bHLH117 — translation MKRDSDTSFAGGESADECSIDSMFSGVSLQSLLTEKALMPLYGDYVVGEPPLGFPANSTSTTMTTSFPFTFFSEDFPALKYRNQLAQNSDEGPRLGPLNSGEDSAKYKPNLKLPKAEPFHPHDESIQTQTQTFNSLTNPSSDLKLSSQFFYLPHLHSLEHSQGQAYVSASPFKRARADSVPSDSQTLDSIVQSCYYLNRPVVIPQSKLARRRRQKLSEKMQSLQKLMPWDTKMDMSTMLEEAHKYVKFLQAQLKALQSMPPHSTWAFPSAQNSCGGVFGYLGKLTRNQILRVLVNSPVTQTVLYSHGCCVFSVEQLRDVATLQKPGFFNNP, via the coding sequence ATGAAGAGGGATTCTGATACGAGTTTCGCCGGCGGCGAGAGCGCCGATGAGTGTAGCATCGACTCGATGTTCTCCGGCGTGAGCCTTCAGTCATTACTGACCGAGAAAGCCCTAATGCCGTTATACGGCGACTACGTAGTCGGAGAACCCCCACTTGGTTTTCCGGCCAACTCCACGAGTACGACGATGACGACGTCGTTTCCATTCACCTTCTTCAGCGAGGATTTTCCTGCTCTGAAGTACCGCAACCAACTCGCTCAAAACTCCGACGAGGGCCCCCGACTCGGACCCCTCAACTCGGGAGAAGACTCAGCGAAATACAAGCCCAACCTCAAGCTCCCAAAAGCGGAACCATTTCACCCCCATGACGAGTCGATTCAGACTCAGACTCAGACATTCAATTCCTTAACCAACCCAAGCTCTGATCTCAAACTCTCATCACAGTTCTTCTACTTACCTCACTTACACTCGCTCGAACATTCCCAAGGCCAAGCATATGTCTCTGCGTCACCCTTCAAACGCGCCCGAGCTGACTCAGTGCCGAGCGACTCCCAAACCCTAGACTCAATCGTGCAGAGTTGCTACTACCTGAACCGTCCTGTGGTTATCCCTCAGAGCAAGCTGGCTCGGCGGCGGCGCCAGAAGCTGAGCGAGAAGATGCAGAGCCTACAGAAGCTAATGCCTTGGGACACCAAGATGGACATGTCCACCATGCTAGAGGAGGCCCACAAGTACGTCAAGTTCCTCCAGGCCCAGCTCAAGGCCCTCCAGTCCATGCCTCCCCACTCCACCTGGGCCTTTCCTTCGGCCCAGAACTCATGCGGCGGCGTTTTCGGCTACCTGGGAAAGCTGACCCGGAACCAGATCCTCCGGGTGCTGGTCAACTCGCCCGTGACCCAGACGGTTCTCTACTCCCATGGCTGCTGCGTTTTCTCCGTCGAGCAGCTCAGGGACGTCGCTACTCTGCAGAAGCCGGGATTCTTCAACAATCCCTGA